A region of the Verrucomicrobiia bacterium genome:
ACCGCTTTGCTCAACTTGAATCAGCAGCGCGTCCTTATCGCAATCGAAGGCAACGTCCTTCACCTTTTGTGTGTGACCACTTGTGGCGCCCTTGTGCCACAATTCCTTCCGCGAACGACTCCAGAAAACCGTCTCGCCGATCTCCAGTGTCTTTCCCAGCGATTCCTTGTTCATCCACGCCACCATCAAGACCCGTCCCGTGCCGTGCTCCTGCACGATGGCGGGAATGAGACCGTTCGCGTCGTACTTCAGTTCATCGAGGATTTTCATAATCGCACACAAATACCCTTCTCTTGCAAAAACTGCTTCACATCACTGACCGTGTATTCGCCGAAATGGAAGACCGAAGCAGCCAACACCGCATCCGCCTTTCCTTCCACCAACACCTCAGCCATGTGATCGAGCTTGCCCGCGCCGCCGCTGGCGATGACCGGAATGCGCACCGCTTCGCTGATCGCTCGGGTCAACACCACATCGTACCCCGCCTTTGTCCCATCGGCGTCCATGCTGGTCAACAGGATTTCACCAGCGCCGAACACCTCCACGCGTCGCGCCCACTCCACCGCATCGAGGCCGGTCGGATTGCGGCCGCCATGCGTGTACACTTCCCAATGCCCTTCGCTGGCGCGCTTGGCGTCGATGGCGACGACAATACACTGCGAGCCAAACCGATCCGCACCGGCGCGCACCACATCGGGGTTCTGTACCGCTGCGGTGTTCAGGCTGGTTTTGTCCGCGCCCGCCTTGAGCATTGCGCGAATATCGTCGACAGTGCGAATTCCGCCGCCAACCGTCAACGGCATGAAGCACTCGCTGGCGGTCCGTTCCACCACCTCGATCATCGTCGCGCGGTTCTCGGAACTCGCCGTGATATCGAGGAACACCAGTTCATCTGCGCGCTGGCGATCATATTCCTTCGCGCACTCGACCGGATCGCCGGCATCGCGCAGGTTCAGGAACTTCGTCCCCTTCACCACGCGTCCGCGGTCCACGTCGAGACACGGTATGATGCGTTTCGCCAGCATGAGGCGGGAACAGTACACCAAGCGGAAGGCAGAATCCAGAAAACAGCGTCAGGGACTCAAGCTTGCGACGGTCGGCGAAGAATAAGATATCCGTTCTCATTATTACCGAACACAGCGACCGGATTGTACTTCGACAAGTATAAGTCCAAGGGGCATCCATTATCC
Encoded here:
- the hisI gene encoding phosphoribosyl-AMP cyclohydrolase, which translates into the protein MKILDELKYDANGLIPAIVQEHGTGRVLMVAWMNKESLGKTLEIGETVFWSRSRKELWHKGATSGHTQKVKDVAFDCDKDALLIQVEQSGAACHEGYQSCFFRSIVNGEIKVTEPRLVDPEKVYAKK
- the hisF gene encoding imidazole glycerol phosphate synthase subunit HisF, with the translated sequence MLAKRIIPCLDVDRGRVVKGTKFLNLRDAGDPVECAKEYDRQRADELVFLDITASSENRATMIEVVERTASECFMPLTVGGGIRTVDDIRAMLKAGADKTSLNTAAVQNPDVVRAGADRFGSQCIVVAIDAKRASEGHWEVYTHGGRNPTGLDAVEWARRVEVFGAGEILLTSMDADGTKAGYDVVLTRAISEAVRIPVIASGGAGKLDHMAEVLVEGKADAVLAASVFHFGEYTVSDVKQFLQEKGICVRL